One window of Penaeus chinensis breed Huanghai No. 1 chromosome 3, ASM1920278v2, whole genome shotgun sequence genomic DNA carries:
- the LOC125043697 gene encoding insulin-like growth factor-binding protein 7, with translation MRPFALLVLVACVVFSSGMDYMCNQCMDSICFPIPRRGCPYGTVKDSCGCCDICGQGPDRSCDEMVKCGSGLTCVRPRYKWGFGVCKYKRWW, from the exons ATGAGGCCGTTTGCGTTGCTGGTCTTGGTCGCTTGTGTTGTCTTCTCCAG CGGAATGGACTACATGTGCAACCAATGCATGGATTCCATCTGCTTCCCTATACCCCGGCGAGGTTGTCCTTATGGCACAGTTAAGGATTCCTGCGGATGCTGCGACATCTGTGGGCAG GGACCAGATCGATCATGTGACGAAATGGTAAAATGCGGCTCTGGATTAACCTGCGTGCGGCCGCGCTATAAATGGGGGTTTGGAGTCTGCAAGTACAAACGCTGGTGGTGA